The following coding sequences are from one Nicotiana tomentosiformis chromosome 3, ASM39032v3, whole genome shotgun sequence window:
- the LOC138908619 gene encoding uncharacterized protein, translating to MNEVNVPFLFNEAQQTLNRASVLHHKSLLRYRVEVNQLELKIKELAQKRDMYKLLREQQKGVTKNLQAELDVAQKEASALRQEHTDLVEKVKVFEARNEGSVVVANNNTLQVQQKIDQLRKEMDEIQVIADGWKSKMDLLTSEKKTAQAKLSSVEVQHQVAKEKADTRAQNEDLRTQLGSAIAEWDALGKELEIKRSKLEINSVDADEMVAQYKPDVEAAEARLKTTTEYVRRLSLRETF from the exons ATGAATGAGGTGAATGTGCCATTCCTTTTCAATGAGGCACAGCAGACGCTGAATCGG GCCTCTGTACTTCACCACAAGAGTTTACTTCGGTACCGGGTTGAGGTTAATCAGCTTGAACTCAAGATCAAGGAGCTTGCCCAGAAAAGGGACATGTACAAACTTCTCAGGGAGCAACAAAAAGGGGTCACTAAGAACCTCCAGGCCGAGCTGGATGTAGCTCAGAAAGAAGCATCTGCCTTAAGGCAGGAACACACCGACTTGGTGGAAAAGGTAAAGGTTTTTGAAGCTAGAAACGAGGGTTCGGTTGTAGTAGCTAACAACAATACCTTGCAGGTCCAGCAgaagatcgaccaactccgaaagGAGATGGACGAGATCCAAGTAATAGCCGACGGGTGGAAAAGCAAGATGGACTTGCTGACCTCGGAGAAGAAGACCGCCCAGGCCAAGCTGTCCTCGGTGGAAGTTCAACATCAGGTGGCGAAGGAGAAGGCTGATACACGGGCTCAAAATGAGGATCTCCGAACACAACTGGGCTCGGCCATCGCTGAATGGGATGCCCTTGGTAAGGAGCTTGAAATAAAGAGGTCCAAGTTGGAGATAAACTCTGTCGATGctgacgagatggtggcccaatacaagcCCGATGTTGAAGCAGCTGAGGCCCGCCTGAAGACCACTACTGAGTACGTGAGGCGGCTATCCCTAAGGGAGACCTTCTAA
- the LOC104085493 gene encoding protein THYLAKOID ASSEMBLY 8, chloroplastic, whose amino-acid sequence MASSVSTNLNFLFQHSSVIRPLKSTTRRQFSVRCGGPRSNRGPLVKGRILSIEAIQAIQALKRAQRTDPSQIEAQLSKTLSRLIKADLISAFKELLRQDLTDLALKVFPAVQSECSVPDLGLYADMVLALTRTGLTQHIDDLICDLEKEGTIQVDDKALVRLVRALIEGEQVELTVRVYEMMKRSGWGSGIEIDEYVAKVLRRGFKRFGKEDLADEVDGQLQSVSRVVLGKH is encoded by the coding sequence ATGGCATCCTCTGTATCCACAAACCTCAATTTCCTCTTTCAACATTCTTCAGTAATCCGTCCACTGAAATCTACCACCAGAAGACAATTCTCAGTGCGATGCGGCGGCCCCAGAAGCAATCGTGGACCTCTAGTCAAGGGCCGAATACTGAGCATAGAAGCAATCCAAGCAATTCAAGCTCTAAAACGAGCCCAAAGAACCGACCCGTCCCAAATTGAAGCTCAACTTTCCAAAACCCTCTCTCGTCTCATCAAAGCAGATCTCATTTCCGCCTTCAAAGAACTCTTACGACAAGACCTTACCGATTTAGCCCTCAAAGTTTTCCCAGCCGTTCAATCTGAATGCAGTGTTCCCGATTTGGGTCTTTACGCTGACATGGTTTTAGCTTTGACTCGGACAGGTTTGACTCAACATATTGATGATTTGATTTGTGATTTAGAGAAAGAGGGTACAATTCAAGTTGATGATAAGGCGCTGGTGAGATTAGTGAGGGCGTTGATTGAAGGTGAACAGGTTGAATTGACTGTTAGAGTTTATGAAATGATGAAAAGGAGTGGATGGGGTTCTGGAATTGAAATTGATGAATATGTAGCTAAGGTTTTAAGGAGGGGTTTTAAAAGGTTTGGGAAAGAGGATTTGGCTGATGAGGTTGATGGACAATTACAAAGTGTGTCTCGTGTAGTTTTGGGGAAACATTAG